In Bosea sp. PAMC 26642, the DNA window GTCGAGCGGAAATTGACGCCGAGTTCCCGCGCCACGATCTGCGCCAGTGTCGTCTTGCCCAGGCCCGGCGGCCCGACGAACAGGACATGGTCGAGCGCATCGCCCCGCGTCCGCGCCGCTTCGATGAAGACCTGGAGATTAGCCCGCGCCGCCGCCTGCCCGGTGAAATCGGCAAGCGAAAGCGGCCGCAGCGAGGTCTCGCTGTCGTCGTCGCGGCGTTCTGGCGTGACGAGGCGGCGCGGCTCGCTCAAAGCGCGATCTCCAGTTCGAGCGCGTCATGGATGGGGATATCCATGTAGCCCGTCCGGATGATGGCCGGAACCACCGACCGGAAATTGTCGATCGCTTCGATATGGAGCCGCGAGAAGCGGAATCCGCATTTCTGGTAGAAGGCGAGTCCGGGCATGTTGTCGTTGGTGAGCATCGCCTTCAATCGCGTCGCTCCGCGTTTCCGCGCCGCGTCCTGCACAGCCTTCAGCAAGGTGACGGCCACACCTTGTCCCGGCACGAGCGAATGCAGGGCGCAAAGCAGTGCGACATCGTCGCGCATCGTCCAGCTCGCATAGGCCTTGAACCGTCCGTCCTCGCCAGCCACGCCGAGCAGATCGAGCGTGGCACAGTCATAGACGGTGAAATCGATCATCATGCTGTGCGATCCCCAGTTCGCCAGCATCACCGCAAGGAACTCGGACTTGTCGTCGACCGGCATGATCGTCAGGCCGCCGTCACTCACTTCGCCAGCTCCTTCAGCCCGAGCTTGATCAGCTGCGCCGTTCCTGCGCCATCGCCTGCCGCCCGCGCCGCCGCAGCCACCGCCGCGACCGCTTGCGCCTGCGGATAACCCAAATTGGACAGCGCCGAGACCGCGTCCGCTACCGGCTGCGGCAGCTTGCGGTCCTCCAGCGCGCCGGCCAGCTGCGCGACGCCCGGATCGATATGCCCGAAGGCCGGCGCCTTGTCCTTGAGCTCGGCGCAGAGTCGCTGGGCCAGCTTGGGACCGACGCCAGGCGCGCGCGCCACCGCCGCCTTGTCGTTGGTCGCGATCGCGGTCGCAAGCTGACCGGGCTCGAAGGTCGAGAGGATGGCGAGCGCCACCTTGGCGCCGACGCCCTGCACCACCTGCATCAGCCTGAACCAATCGCGCTCGTTGTCGGACATGAAGCCGTAGAGCCGGATCGCATCCTCGCGCACATGCGTCTCGATCGAAAGCACCGCCGCCTCGCCGGGCTTGGGCAGGCGCTGCAGCGTCCGCGACGAGCACTGCACGACATAGCCGACGCCCTGCACGTCGACGATGACGAAATCCTCGCCATAGGAATCGATCAGCCCCTTCAGCTTGCCGATCATACCGGACTGCCTCCCGCCCTCATTTGCACCGCGAGATTGCGCATGCCGCGATGCTGCGCATGGCAGATCGCCACCGCCAGCGCATCGGCCGCATCGGCGCTCGTCGTCTCGGCCTTCGGCAGCAGCACGCGGATCATCATCTGGACCTGTTTCTTGTCGGCATGGCCGACGCCGACCACCGTCTTCTTGACGAGGTTCGCCGCATACTCCGCGACGCTCAGCCCCGCCAGCGCCGGCACCACCAGCGCGATGCCGCGCGCCTGGCCGAGCTTCAATGCCGATTGGGGATCACGATTGACGAAGGTCTCTTCGACCGCGGCCTCGTCGGGCGTCCAGGCCGCGATCACGCCGGCGAGCCCGTCGTGCAATTGCCGTAGCCGCTCGGCCAGCGTGCGCTTCTCGTCGCTCTCGACGCAGCCGCAGGCGACGAAGCCGAGCTTGCTGCCCTCCGACAGGATGATGCCCCATCCGGTCTTGCGGAGGCCGGGGTCGAGACCGAGAATGCGAATCGGAGCTGCCATGTCGCGCGGAGCCTAGCTCGCAGACATGCTCCGTTCCATGGCCGTCATGACGATCGATGAGCGGAACGCATTGGTCGCATCACGAGGAAAGGCTTGATCCGATCCCCGCTTTCCCGATGGTAGGTTTCCAGCCTCCGGCGCCCGTTCCCCGAGTCGATGCCCGCTCTCATCACCGACCTCTTCCCCGGTATCTCGTCCGCCGGGATTTCCGTTCTGCTGGCGGCGACCCTGCTGGGCGGACTGGTGCGCGGCTTTACCGGCTTCGGCTTCGCCATGGTCTTCATGCCGCTCGCCTCGATGGTCGTCGG includes these proteins:
- the ruvC gene encoding crossover junction endodeoxyribonuclease RuvC, whose product is MAAPIRILGLDPGLRKTGWGIILSEGSKLGFVACGCVESDEKRTLAERLRQLHDGLAGVIAAWTPDEAAVEETFVNRDPQSALKLGQARGIALVVPALAGLSVAEYAANLVKKTVVGVGHADKKQVQMMIRVLLPKAETTSADAADALAVAICHAQHRGMRNLAVQMRAGGSPV
- a CDS encoding GNAT family N-acetyltransferase, coding for MSDGGLTIMPVDDKSEFLAVMLANWGSHSMMIDFTVYDCATLDLLGVAGEDGRFKAYASWTMRDDVALLCALHSLVPGQGVAVTLLKAVQDAARKRGATRLKAMLTNDNMPGLAFYQKCGFRFSRLHIEAIDNFRSVVPAIIRTGYMDIPIHDALELEIAL
- the ruvA gene encoding Holliday junction branch migration protein RuvA; its protein translation is MIGKLKGLIDSYGEDFVIVDVQGVGYVVQCSSRTLQRLPKPGEAAVLSIETHVREDAIRLYGFMSDNERDWFRLMQVVQGVGAKVALAILSTFEPGQLATAIATNDKAAVARAPGVGPKLAQRLCAELKDKAPAFGHIDPGVAQLAGALEDRKLPQPVADAVSALSNLGYPQAQAVAAVAAAARAAGDGAGTAQLIKLGLKELAK